In Acropora muricata isolate sample 2 chromosome 11, ASM3666990v1, whole genome shotgun sequence, one DNA window encodes the following:
- the LOC136890361 gene encoding activin receptor type-1C-like codes for MPVSEKAALVFIAVLFHTASCLTGQNNMSTVFSLNTTNSTEMPTSPSAKIKCFCSGCKKSNRTCTAKLGCFSARLSEQVVKKGCLDGDLHQKITCQNAMNLVNCCYKSWCNWNNTPPFITEQPTNSSKRNHLNEEDQGLDFILLSIFSPLAVLVLLIVVMCLVYKHLQRRQLRKDRYPNLGYSRHSSAGNKLLECWSCQSESDLHPLAQRTSAQDLDLITLIGNGKFAKIWRGLWHGDDVAVKLFHPSAVDLFNNEVSINNVVGNHQNILRLQHSHSAFSWNQISYSCIVTEYHDNGSLFDFINRRTVNIQEMFSLALSAARGLSHLHGEIYQKDETFSIAHCDIKSKNILVKANLTCAIGGLGFAVVDKWKEEISLKKKHRGTPRYMAPEILDDTVFKSFESYKRADMYSFGLVLWEIVRRTSIEGKILEAYALPYHDMVPADPTVEDMKKVVIAQQKRPFVPNRWSENSVLESVVKMIKDCWKQNAPARLSSLRVKKNLSKLMDMVKPAPSNTALSEEYAVISDVNIHIPETFIENHTSVKA; via the exons GACAAAACAACATGTCGACAGTGTTTTCATTGAACACAACCAATTCTACAGAGATGCCTACATCCCCTTCAGCAAAAATTAAGTGTTTTTGCAGTGGGTGCAAAAAGTCTAATCGAACTTGCACTGCAAAACTGGGCTGTTTTTCAGCACGCCTGTCAGAGCAAGTTGTCAAGAAAGGCTGCCTTGATGGTGATTTGCATCAAAAGATAACTTGCCAGAATGCAATGAACCTTGTTAACTGTTGTTATAAGAGTTGGTGTAATTGGAACAATACTCCTCCATTCATAACGGAACAACCAA CTAATTCCTCAAAGAGGAACCATTTAAATGAAGAGGACCAGGGTTTAGATTTCATTCTGCTAAGCATCTTTTCACCGCTAGCTGTTCTTGTGCTCCTGATTGTTGTCATGTGCTTGGTTTATAAACATCTGCAGAGGCGGCAGCTCCGAAAAGACAGGTACCCAAACCTTGGCTACAGTAGGCATTCCAGTGCAGGTAACAAACTGCTAGAATGTTGGTCGTGTCAGAGTGAATCTGACCTGCACCCGCTGGCCCAGCGGACATCAGCGCAGGATCTAGACTTAATTACACTGATTGGCAACGGCAAGTTTGCAAAGATATGGAGAGGCCTTTGGCATGGAGATGATGTGGCTGTCAAACTCTTTCACCCCAGCGCAGTTGACTTATTCAACAATGAAGTCAGCATTAACAATGTGGTTGGGAACCATCAGAACATTCTCAGACTTCAGCACTCTCACAGTGCATTTTCTTGGAATCaaatcagttacagctgcattgTAACTGAATATCATGACAATGGATCATTGTTTGACTTTATCAATCGTAGAACTGTAAATATACAAGAAATGTTCTCCTTAGCTCTCTCTGCGGCTCGAGGGTTAAGTCACTTGCATGGAGAGATTTATCAAAAAGACGAAACGTTTTCAATCGCTCACTGTGATATTAAATCTAAGAACATTTTGGTGAAGGCAAATCTTACATGTGCAATTGGAGGCTTGGGATTTGCTGTGGTGGATAAATGGAAAGAAGAAATCAGcttgaagaaaaagcacagagGTACCCCTCGTTACATGGCGCCTGAAATCCTAGATGACACCGTATTTAAGTCATTCGAGTCTTACAAGAGAGCTGACATGTATTCGTTTGGTCTTGTTCTGTGGGAGATTGTGAGAAGAACTTCAATTGAAG gtAAGATACTTGAGGCATATGCATTGCCTTATCATGACATGGTACCAGCAGATCCAACAGTGGAGGACATGAAAAAGGTTGTGATTGCTCAACAGAAGAGACCATTTGTACCTAACAGGTGGTCAGAGAATAGT GTGCTTGAGTCTGTTGTGAAAATGATAAAAGATTGCTGGAAACAAAATGCTCCAGCAAGGCTGTCGTCACTCAGAGTAAAGAAGAACTTGTCAAAGCTAATGGATATGGTCAAACCAGCTCCTAGCAATACGGCCCTTTCGGAAGAATATGCAGTAATATCAGACGTGAATATTCACATCCCAGAGACTTTCATTGAAAATCACACCTCTGTCAAGGCATGA